The Amaranthus tricolor cultivar Red isolate AtriRed21 chromosome 2, ASM2621246v1, whole genome shotgun sequence genome contains the following window.
AACTAGTGATAAATGGATTTAGCAATATGTTTGAGTGGTGAATAATTGTGCATATGGTTGTCACAAGCAAAGGAAGAATAAATCTCGTTCTTGATATTTAGTTTTTGCTCTTGTAGAATTGTGTGGAGCTGGTAACACGCCATCTGTTGTTTAGAGTCCTTTTTTTAATGATATTAAATGAGTCGTACATATATTTGCTATTGAATTGTAATACAAAGCAAGTATAGTGCAAAATATCGCACATTACAGcatattatatgttttttagaTTTATCACAATTGAAATATAGGTCGCGACAGCCACAAAACCATATGTATTCAGTATTCACTGTGAAAGCCCTTTTGCAACTATTACCCCCACCCTATCCCACCCTTGCCAGAGCTAGCTTTTTCCCCCCCTCCCTAGAGTATCCAAAAAACTCTCCAAGTTTAGAGCAGGTAAGAGGTTTCCATTTGCGGAGAAATCTCATCCTTTAATCCCAAGTGTTTTCTGGGGTAATGGAGATGGATAACATTGAAGAGGATAAAGAGAAACAGAAAAATGTTTTGAAGGGGAAGGGTTAGTGAAGGGGAATTGATATGGATGATGCAGCAATAGGATAAAGTTCAACCCACCTATTTGTAATTGTTGAAGTTGGATAGTAGACAGGCAGAAATTGGACGTGTTCTATGCAATTTTTCTTAAGTTGAAATCATCTTACCTTCAATTTTTTGCACTGAATCAAATAAATGACCAATTGAAGCCACGCAGTTGAAGCTGCAGAacatttacttttaatttagtttCATTATGTAAGAAGAAATTCTGCATCCTGGAGAGGTTGCCAAGTTCCGAGGCTATCAGCAACTCAATTCTTGAACAGTGGAAGAATATTTCTTTGAATTAAATTAGACGCGGAACGACATGAATATACGCCATATATGCAGCTTTGTTAGTTTGAAGTGTGCATCTTTAGCTTGGATGTCAGTTCTTATTATgtaaatgatttataattcaGAGAAACTGCAATGattgatttatttaaaattggAAATATTTGCATTCTAATGGCATTGCAGTAATGGAGTGTTGTTGTTGTGTAATATTTTGCATTCTGATTAAATTTGCAGTCACTCCTACTGAATGCAGGAATTGGACTTACTGACACTCTACATGGACTCTCTAGCAGTGAGGTAAGTGAATGTCATCTCTTTACAATATGTCTGTTGATTGTAGAGTTCAGGCAGTCCTTTCTGCTTCCTTAGGAAAATGACAAATTCATTCTCAGATTCACGATGAAAATTATTGAATAAATTTTACATGCTAATATTGGATTAATTTCCTGAGTTTTGCTTGTATTTATCATGTGTATTCTATCTAGAGAACAAGCTTTTCTCTTTATCTTATTTCTCTATCTACCTCTAATCCCGccctttctttctctctttaTGTTTTGATATCCAAAGTTCAATACTGTATCAGTTGTTTTCATGCTTTACAGGTAAAAAGTGTAGCAGAATGGCGGGATTTCTTCTCCAGAACATATACGTGAGTGGCATAAACTAAAGTTTAGCCGTCTTCTGTTACAGTAATAATACACCTCTCCCAACCCCTCATTGCGTTTattatatctttattttctttttggttAGCAATATTTGGTGGTGAGGGTTTAAGAAGGTTGGTGTCTGCTCATAGAGAAccaagaaaatatttttgagTTTTCTGAATTATGTTTGCAAGATGCGCTACCATTGTTGTTAAAATCGCGATTCTGATCaacgattttacgatccaaaTACAAGTGAGCGATTTGAATCGTAGGTAGAATCTTAAAGTTGTAGAAACTTACGATTCTAGttggaataaaatttttagaggtagaatcatgacacgattctacgatcctacaaTTTAACGATCTGATTCTactaatttagtattaattattattaattttttcttatgtaccaTCTTTCACTAATCTCTTtcacttatataaataaatttcaaatgtatcatcatgaaaacttttaaaaataaatttcttaatcGGTATGAAGATTTAAACCAATTACTAAAAAGTTTTCTTTACAttcttaaaataaagttaaagaaactttatttcataaatttggacttttaaaatggataataatgataagatactatatattttaatatatttaagtttatttgtagAATCGTATGATTCTTCCGATTCGAACCTTCCTCTGTAAACGATTCTAAGTAGAATCCCGATTTTAACAATTTTGTGCGCTACCATCCTTTTTAAGCATTGATTTTCCTGCATTGATTCTATATAGGTTTTTCTTCTTGACCTTGGCCACAAAGCTTTTATGGAATCTGACCTTGTTGttggaaacttcaaaactggtGAAATTTCGATTTGTTTGTATATTAACACTGTCTATTTCTGTTGGCGTTCTTTGCAGATATGTTGGGAAATTGGTGGGTCGCTACTACGACTATCGGGGGAAACCTACGAAATATTTGAAGAGTGCAGAAGCCAAGGCAGCTAGGGGTGCTCAACTGATGGAAAAgcagaagaaagaagaagaaaagattCCGAATTGCAACTCAAAGTGGAGTGAGCATGAGGGCGGTGAGGTAAGAATTTTTAGATGAAAATTGTGACCCATTGCTATTGCTCAAGTCGACTGGTATATCTTGACTGCaactattattgattttttttccacttGAGCCATACCACCTTCTTCCATATTCCTATAAGGCAGTATTTTAAGAgagataatattgaagtaaaagaaaataACGCTTACAGTATATTTGGATAGCAATAtaagaaaggaaaggaaaggaacggaaaggaaaaggaggaaagaAAAACTCTTGTTTGTTTATGAGGGAGGGAAGGGTAGGGAAATAAGAGTTTTtccttcaaatctttccaaCTTGGGAAAGATTGATACCTAACAAAAAATTTCCATTGaatccctccaaatcccttcCCTCCCATTCCCTTATCCAAACAAGGGATCCCTTGTCCCTCCAAATTCCTCCCCTTtctttccctccatttccttcCATTCAAACACACTCTTATAGACGCCCTCACTTAAAAGTGATGTGAAAATTTTGCCTTGAATGTGCTCATTATATTCGCACTTATTTAGGATGTAGAAGTTCCTTTCCGGATCATAGTGATGGTATATGATTGGAATTTCTAAAATGTCCTTAATTAACACTAGTTATGCGGTGGGGGTCAGTGTAACACAAATATGTTAGAAAGTATTTTTGTAAAGTACGAGGATTTATCGCTTGGGACTGTGTGAAAACTAATTTCTGACTGAGGGGTACTATTGCAGATATTGCAATTTTTTCTACTGTTTAAGATCGCCCTCTTGAAAACTTTAATACTAACCTTGGTCAAACTTAGGGTAAGTGAGAGAACAGCGTGCTAGTTCACTTTCTGATACCggtaatttttgtttgatgttCCTGCACGCATGTATTCTAATATGGGGAGTGTCTGGCCAGGTGTGGTGTGAGGAAGGCTATCCAAGACTGATGCAGAGACCTTTAGAAATAGCATTAACAGGTAAAATGAGCAAGCGTTGTGTGTGTATGAAAGAAGAAGACTTGGAACAAGAAGGTTTAGAAATCTACCAAGGTTGTGACTATCATTCCCAAGCTTGCAAAGTGTAGATAACGAAACAAACTTCTGTTTCTCGAAAGTGAAATCTGTTCTGTCATCGTTTCAGAAACGCCTGTCTCCCTTTTATTATCCAAAGACTCGCCACGTTCACATGTGGGTGTTAGCGCAGTGGCATTGCACTGCTTCTCCCTTCCCCCTCTTTCGTACTTGGTCGTACAGTGGAAGTTCTGCTATTCAGGATATGACTCCAGTCATGGTTGTGGTTATGATGCACAAGTGgctattttatataataacttGTATTTTCAGTTATTAAATTTAGGATTGATTTTGTATACCTTAACAAGTATTTCTTAATCCATGATATTTGTTTTGGCCGAAAACCAGATTTAGTTAGCCGTGCTTTggtttggcattgttgtttgcctttttgttttctaattttaGTAATTAAACATAACTTTTtcagctaattttttttttaaaaaagtttacaaACTCTTGTTTGAGATGGTCTCATCGTATATGAGTTGAATAATTCaattaacataattattagTAAATACACTCTTTGTTTTAAGATCACCTCACAGAAAAACTATCGCTCACGACAGTAGCCGAAAAAACTCAATAAGATTTTTTGTCAGATTGAAAGTGGAAAAGCTAAAACCATGAAAAATATGATGATAAATCAGAAgtctttaattttcttattttcatcTCTTCATTACATAATTACATCTTTTTTCCCGTTGCTATGTGCTATCTATCaccatcttcatcttcaattttatttttcctcCACCCgttatttaatcctttttttttttttaatagcaaCCAAAATTGATTTAGTTGATCGCTGGATGAATCTCATACGGGTGATCATGTCGCCATGTCGGATATTCTACCATTTCCACCTATTTGGgtgttattttgttattttcttaatatttcatACCTATTGAGTTGgccaatatatatttattgtcttAAGTGATCACTCACAGTTTTAAAGTTCTTTTTATAGTGttagagtgatcacttataaacttaagtgataacttataatgagtgattacttacaattttaaagtattcaattaGAGATATGAGATAATTATATGGCCCTCTTATGGTGAAATGATCATTTAAAAGACTTGCTGAATTCAGTTTGAGCTTatacaaatgaaaaaatatattatgtcatTAAAGAAAGATAATTCGACTAAACATGTAAAGGGAAAATCTGCTacaattaatgttttttgtttttgatgtcGATGAAAGGGGATTTCTGGTGATTGTGTCTGATTTTATGGATGATGATGGGTGGGATTATGCGGATGGTGTTGACTTTACGGATGGCAGTGGTTGGATCTTTGCCGATGGTGGTGGGTGGCAATGGCCAAGGCGATGAACATTATATGATACTTAAAATTGAGGAGTAGAGGAGGAGATGCTAACCATGTATGATGacttaaaaggagaaaaaaaaacacaaaagtagtt
Protein-coding sequences here:
- the LOC130805003 gene encoding membrane-associated progesterone-binding protein 4 — protein: MGRSTYVGIAVAVAFAGFFFRFFLLRPLLQQQPPSRLFTSQELALYNGTDEQLPIFLGILGSVYDVTKGKSHYGVGGAYNHFAGRDASRAFVSGNFTGIGLTDTLHGLSSSEVKSVAEWRDFFSRTYTYVGKLVGRYYDYRGKPTKYLKSAEAKAARGAQLMEKQKKEEEKIPNCNSKWSEHEGGEVWCEEGYPRLMQRPLEIALTGKMSKRCVCMKEEDLEQEGLEIYQGCDYHSQACKV